In Terriglobales bacterium, the genomic stretch AGAAACTCAGCGCGGGCAATGACTAAGGCGACCAAGTCAGATAAATGGAAATTTCGTAGCACATTCCAGGAGCAGCGGTAACAACACCAACCAACGATGTGCCCGTCTTTGCCGTACCTGGCTACAAGGTCTTTGAAAGCATGCACAGACGCTGTTAGAGTCCGGAGCTCATGCGCGGGCTGTCTCAAGATGAAGGTCATCTTGATCTTGTGTCGCGTTTTTCACCGAATCACCCATCTTCGATGTCATTCTCCCCCAAAAAGCCACGTGTGGTGTTCAAAGTTGCACAGCTTTAGCTCCCGGTATGTGCGATTCTTGGTCATCTGACGAAAGGAAACGAATATGCATTCGATTAAGAGGTTCGGAGCGGCATTGTGCCTGGTTGCCGTTTTCGGGTTCGCATTGCCCAAGGCGAGAGCTGACGAATGGAACAAACAGACCAAGATGACATTTACCGAGGCGTTCGAGATCCCCGGCATGGTCCTGCCTGCGGGAACCTATACATTCGCCCTGGCCGACTCCAATAGTGACCGGCACATCGTGCAAATCTGGAATGAAGATAAGACCAAGATATTCGCAACCGTTTTGGCGATCAATAACTATCGTCTGAAGCCGACCGACAAGACTGTCCTTGATTTCGAGGAGCGGCCATCGAATACTCCGGAAGCAATCCATGCCTGATTTTATCCCGGCAACTCGTATGGACAGGAATTTGTTTATCCCAAGGAGCGAGCGCTCGCGCTGGCTGCCGCCAACAAGATTCCTGTATTGGCCATTCCCAGCGGCGTGGCCCCGAGCCTGACGGTGCCAGTGGTGGCAATCACTCCTGACCAGCAGGAAGCGCCGGCCACACAAGTGCTTCAGACCAAACCCGCCCAGATCCAACCAGCAACGCTGGCAGCTGTAGAAGCCCCAAAGGAACTACCACACACCGCCAGTTCTTTTCCCTTGATGGCTCTGGTTGGCTTGCTCTGTATAGGCGCAGGCCTGTTGTTTCGAACTCGCTCCAAATCGTATGCTCGAAGTGATGTCTAAAGAGATGTTAGGCAAGGCTTGATAGCCGTCCGACACCGGACGGCATTCTTTTTTACGATTGTCGGTGGACGATCAGGAAAGAAATGTCTTTAATCGTGCAGAACAATGTTGAGCAGCGAGTTATGTACCTTCAGCCCGCCATTGTATTCAATGAAGCCCAGCTTCCTGAATTTGTTCATGAAGAAATTGACCCGCGAACGGGTAGTGCCCACCATCTCTGCCAACGTTGCCTGACTTATCTTCGGTACCACGATCTCGGGAGTTCCCTCTTTGCCAAAGCGGGCCAGCAGAAGAAGGACTCGAGCCAGTCTTTTCTCGCTGGAGTTGAAAAGTTGATCCACTAAATCAGCCTCATAGCGTATGTTTCTGGCCAGTAAATACGCCACGAACAGATCTGAAAACGTGTGTTCCCGGTGCAGGGCTTCGATAATCGCCTGCTTGTCAATCTTCAAGACGGCAGAATCCGTAATCGCCGTTGCAGAACCCATGCGACGAGCCTGGCCCGCGATAGACCCTTCGCCGAAGAAATCGCCGGAATTTAATATGCCGATGGTCGCTTCTTTGCCAGTCTTGGCGACGACCGAGAGCTTTACCTTACCTGCCTGAAGGAAAAATACCGCATCCGCCTCATCCCCTTGAGCAAATATGCCCTGGTTCTTTCGAAAGGACAAAATTCTTCTGCCCTCGCCAATGGTTGCAAGAAACTTATTGGGGTCGAAGTCGACCTTTCCCTTGACTGCTTTAGCGGCTGCACCAGGACTCATCACCATAGGTATTCCACAAGAGCGTGGTCACAAACAATCCACATGAACGAAACTATCACGGATCGAGGAATACGGGAGAAATCACTTGGTTGACGTCAGGATAGGATTTAGGGGTACCTTTGCTCATATGTGTACGTTAGTTTAGCGTGGAGTTGCAGCGGGAGTCCCTCAAGCAACTCCTAGAACGTCCTCTCCCGCCTAGCGTTTCCGTATGGATGCTTTATGACTCCGGATTGGTCTGTTGATTCACAGCCAATCCCTCATGGGAACCTGAGCAGTCCACAGTCACTCAACCTCTACAGCTATACAGACAACAATCCCACGTCCAATGTAGATTTGGACGGTCATGATTGTCGGACGCTTGGTCCCGTCACTGTGTATTGTAGGAAATTAAAAAAAACGGCTCGTGACTCTAACTGACTCACGAGAACGCTGTAAATTGCTGAGTTGAAACCGGATGGCTGGGGTGGGAGATGGGAATCGAACCCACAACGTCCGGAGCCACAGTCCGGTGCTCTGCCAGTTGAGCTACTCCCACCGCGTC encodes the following:
- a CDS encoding Crp/Fnr family transcriptional regulator — protein: MSPGAAAKAVKGKVDFDPNKFLATIGEGRRILSFRKNQGIFAQGDEADAVFFLQAGKVKLSVVAKTGKEATIGILNSGDFFGEGSIAGQARRMGSATAITDSAVLKIDKQAIIEALHREHTFSDLFVAYLLARNIRYEADLVDQLFNSSEKRLARVLLLLARFGKEGTPEIVVPKISQATLAEMVGTTRSRVNFFMNKFRKLGFIEYNGGLKVHNSLLNIVLHD